One Amycolatopsis thermophila DNA segment encodes these proteins:
- a CDS encoding VWA domain-containing protein, giving the protein MSLSGFAAPWWFLLLFVVAAVVVGYVLAQRARRRRTMRFSNLELLDRIAPRSQGWPRHVPAALIIVSLLLLTVGLAGPTAEQKVPRNRATVMLVVDVSLSMEATDVKPSRIKAAQEAATQFAQGLTPGINLGLVSFAGTATVLVAPTTQRQSVVTAIDNLKLAQSTATGEGIFAALQSIQGFSAVVGGAEGPPPARIVLMSDGKQTVPDDLYAPRGAFTAAQEARNQRVPISTISFGTSHGTVEIDGREVPVDVDDGSLQEVARLSDGQFYQAGSAEQLKEVYADLGEQIGYEMKEADASRPWVLLGTLALVAAAGTSLFVGQRLP; this is encoded by the coding sequence GCGCCGCACCATGCGTTTTTCCAACCTGGAGCTGCTCGACCGCATCGCGCCCCGCTCGCAGGGGTGGCCGCGGCACGTGCCGGCGGCGCTGATCATCGTGTCGCTGCTGCTGCTCACCGTGGGCCTGGCCGGGCCGACCGCCGAGCAGAAGGTGCCGCGCAACCGCGCCACGGTGATGCTGGTGGTGGACGTGTCGCTGTCGATGGAGGCCACCGACGTCAAGCCGTCGCGGATCAAGGCGGCCCAGGAGGCGGCGACCCAGTTCGCGCAGGGCCTCACCCCGGGCATCAACCTGGGGCTGGTGTCCTTCGCCGGCACGGCGACGGTGCTGGTGGCGCCGACGACGCAGCGGCAGAGCGTGGTCACCGCGATCGACAACCTCAAGCTGGCCCAGTCCACCGCCACCGGTGAGGGCATCTTCGCGGCGCTGCAGTCGATCCAGGGGTTCTCGGCCGTCGTCGGCGGCGCGGAGGGCCCGCCGCCCGCGCGCATCGTGCTGATGAGCGACGGGAAGCAGACCGTGCCGGACGACCTGTACGCGCCGCGCGGGGCGTTCACCGCCGCGCAGGAGGCCCGTAACCAGCGGGTGCCGATCTCCACGATCTCCTTCGGCACCAGCCACGGCACGGTCGAGATCGACGGGCGCGAGGTGCCGGTGGACGTCGACGACGGTTCGCTGCAGGAGGTCGCGCGGCTGTCCGATGGGCAGTTCTACCAGGCGGGCTCGGCCGAGCAGCTCAAGGAGGTCTACGCCGACCTCGGCGAGCAGATCGGCTACGAGATGAAGGAGGCCGACGCCAGCCGCCCCTGGGTGCTGCTCGGCACCCTGGCCCTCGTCGCGGCCGCGGGCACGTCCCTGTTCGTGGGTCAGCGCCTGCCCTGA